ACAACACGCACCGTGTATGCCATTTTTCCTTCTTCTTCTACTTTGAATTTTCCGTAATACAGATATTCGCCATGGACATCATCTTTTTTGATTTCCATTGGATAGGTCTTGAATCCTATCATTCGTTCATCTTCGTCGAACTTAGCAACGAAGATCTCTACCTTGACCTCTTCGGGAGATAATTCACCGAGATAAACGTTAGCTGTGATTTCTATTGGCTGTCCAACACTGATGCTATTTCTCAAACCTGGTCGTGGAATGTTCGGCTTGATTCTTATGAAATCCCAGTTCTGTCTTAAACGTTGTTCCCACCTGGAAAGAGATACGGCACCTTCATAATTGTCTCTTTCAACGAATTCCGTGGCTCCTATGGCCTTGAGATAAATATCGTTAACATAGTCCATAAGCATCCGATGTGTGTTGAAATTCAAAGCCACACTCTTTATCGACTCTTTCATTTTCTTTATCCAATCTACTGGTATGCCATTTTTGTTTACCTTGTAATATAGAGGAACTATCTCTTTTTCTAGAGTACTGTAAATGGAGACACTGTCAATCCTGTCCTGAAGTTCGGTGTCTTCGTAATCTCTGTTATCACCAATTGTCCAACCGTTCTTGCCGTTGTATCCCTCAACCCACCAACCATCCAGGGCGCTGAAGTTTATTACACCGTTCATACCGGCTTTTTGCCCACTCGTCCCGCTTGCTTCGTGGGGGCGTCTCGGGTTGTTAAGCCATACATCTACACCGCTGACCATATGTCTTGCAATATTCATGTCATAGTTCTCAAGAATCACGATGCGGTTCTTAAACTCTGGCATTCTTGAAATCTCGTAGATTTTCTTTATCAAGGCTTTCCCCGGATCGTCAGCTGGATGAGCCTTACCTGCAAAAATGAACTGAACAGGACGTTCAGGGTCCGTTAGTATTTTCTTTAACCTTTCTATGTCCTTGAAAATAAGCGTAGCCCTCTTATAGGTAGCAAATCTCCTGGCGAAACCGATTGTCAATATGTTTTCAGGGAGTATCTCATCGACTTCCATCAGATCCTCAATAGTTTCTCCGAGCCTCATCCTTTGCCGCCTCAACCTGCCATGTAAAAAGGTACGCATTCGTTTTTTTAGATTGAGGTGTATCTGCCACAGTTCCTCGTCGGGAATATCATCAATGTGTTCCCACACCTCAGGAGAGGTAACGTTTTCGTGCCAGTTCTCGGGGAAGTATTTGTCAAAGAGTATTTTAAGATCTCTATTCAGCCATGTCCATATGTGAACACCATTTGTAACATGGCCGATGGGGACTTCTGGTTCCGGGAAATCAGGAAAGATGTGGGTCCACATCCTGCGGGAAACCTGACCATGCAGTTCACTAACACCATTGGAAACGGAAGAAAGTCTCAAGGCCAGAACAGTCATACTAAAGTGTTCTCTTCCATCCTTGGATTTCTCAATCCCCAGATCAAGAAATTCTCTTCTTGAAGTATTTAACTTTGGCCAGAAATCATTGAAATACTTATCCACGAGATTTATATCGAAGACATCGTTACCGGCTGGAACCGGCGTGTGAGTTGTGAAAACGTTGCTTGCTTTTGTTGCTTCGACAGCACTTCTGAAATCCAGACCTTTATTTTGAATGAACTCTCTTATCCTTTCGAGACCGAGGAAAGCTGCATGCCCCTCGTTCATATGCCAAACTTTCGGATTGTATCCGAGGAGGCGAAGTGCCCTCACTCCTGCGATTCCGAGTACTATTTCTTGCTGTATTCTCGTTTCTCTATTGCCTCCGTAAAGTTGCGAAGTGATTTTCCTGTCCTCAGGATCATTTTGCGGAATATCGGTGTCCAGAAGTATGAGGGGTGTTCTTCCCACATGCGCCTGCCAGATTTTTACCCATACGCGCCTTTCTGGAAAGTCGACCTTGACATATACCTCATCACCGTCTTCATCGACAGCTGGTTTCACAGGAAAATCTTCAAAGTCATAAGTCGGAAATTCAGCATGTTGCCAGCCTGTCTCATCGATAAATTGGTTGAAATAACCATGCCGGTAAAGCAATCCAACTCCAACAAGGTTGATACCCAGATCACTGGCCGTCTTCAGATGGTCACCCGCGAGAATGCCAAGGCCTCCGGAATAGATAGGGAAAGACTCATGAAGTCCATACTCAGCGCAGAAATAGGCTATCTGTTCGTGGGCTTTCTCAGGATGGGTCCGCTTCATCCACGTATCCTCGGCTTTCAAATAATGTTCAAAATTTTTCATTACAGCATCATATTTCTCGAGGAAAGCCTCATTCTTTGAAAGCTCGTTTAATTTATCCTGATCGATCCGTCTGAGGAGCTTTACAGGGCTTCTTTTGACTTCATACCAGAGGTTCTGGTCCATATCTTTGAACAATTCTTCTGCTTCGGGGTTCCAAGTCCACCAGAAGTTGTAGGCCAATTCTTCTAACCTCTTG
This genomic interval from Kosmotoga pacifica contains the following:
- the glgP gene encoding alpha-glucan family phosphorylase gives rise to the protein MYFIEKMRAIPRLPDRIKRLEELAYNFWWTWNPEAEELFKDMDQNLWYEVKRSPVKLLRRIDQDKLNELSKNEAFLEKYDAVMKNFEHYLKAEDTWMKRTHPEKAHEQIAYFCAEYGLHESFPIYSGGLGILAGDHLKTASDLGINLVGVGLLYRHGYFNQFIDETGWQHAEFPTYDFEDFPVKPAVDEDGDEVYVKVDFPERRVWVKIWQAHVGRTPLILLDTDIPQNDPEDRKITSQLYGGNRETRIQQEIVLGIAGVRALRLLGYNPKVWHMNEGHAAFLGLERIREFIQNKGLDFRSAVEATKASNVFTTHTPVPAGNDVFDINLVDKYFNDFWPKLNTSRREFLDLGIEKSKDGREHFSMTVLALRLSSVSNGVSELHGQVSRRMWTHIFPDFPEPEVPIGHVTNGVHIWTWLNRDLKILFDKYFPENWHENVTSPEVWEHIDDIPDEELWQIHLNLKKRMRTFLHGRLRRQRMRLGETIEDLMEVDEILPENILTIGFARRFATYKRATLIFKDIERLKKILTDPERPVQFIFAGKAHPADDPGKALIKKIYEISRMPEFKNRIVILENYDMNIARHMVSGVDVWLNNPRRPHEASGTSGQKAGMNGVINFSALDGWWVEGYNGKNGWTIGDNRDYEDTELQDRIDSVSIYSTLEKEIVPLYYKVNKNGIPVDWIKKMKESIKSVALNFNTHRMLMDYVNDIYLKAIGATEFVERDNYEGAVSLSRWEQRLRQNWDFIRIKPNIPRPGLRNSISVGQPIEITANVYLGELSPEEVKVEIFVAKFDEDERMIGFKTYPMEIKKDDVHGEYLYYGKFKVEEEGKMAYTVRVVPNPDMMPINNFISLAKWV